The DNA sequence GGCGTACGGCTATAGTCTGGACAAGGTCATCAGCGATGAAAGTTTTCTGCAAGGTGTCACGCAGGCCCCGCCACTACGCCGCGTTCTGGCGCTGTTGGGGGCGGGGCTGATAGCGGGACTGGGCTGGTATGCGTTGTACCGTTATGGGAGAAAATTGATCGGTATCGCTGCCGCGCTTCAGGCGGAAAAACCGCTGATGCCCGTTGCCGAAACGGTCATTCATGCCTTGCTGCAAATCATTACCGTCGCGCTGGGGTCGCCGTTGGGAAGAGAAGTCGCCCCGCGTGAACTCGGCGCACTGGCCGCCAGCCGTCTGGGGCACTGGCTGAACCTCTCCTCCCCAGACACCCGATTATTGATAGCCTGCGGCGCCGGAGGTGGGCTCGCGGCGGTGTACAATGTGCCGTTAGGCGCAGCGCTGTTCGTGCTTGAAGCGATGCTGGCGCGTTTTCACCTCAAAGCCACTCTGTCCGCCCTGTTTACCTGTGCGCTGGCGGCCTTAATCGCGCGTCTTGGATTAGGCAATGAATACCAGTACCACCTGAATATGCGGCTGGATGTCAGTGACAATTTGCTGGTCTGGGCCCTGTTGACCGGCCCAATATTTGGCGTTGCCGCCACCCTGTTTGTCCGTATCACGCGTCAGGCGCGGCAACATGCGCCCCGGCATTCACGTATTATTCTGACCAAATCTGCTCAATTTCACCCTGCTCGGCCTGCTGGTCATCATCCTGCCGCCGTTGGCCGGAAACGGTAAAGGGCCCGCAGAGTTAAGCTTTACCAGCCAGTTGCCGGTTGGGTTGGCCATCATGGTATTGGTCGGTAAAGTCTTCATTCAGTGGAGTAGTTTGCGTTCCGGTGCGCAAGGCGGATTACTGACACCCGGCCTTGCTAACGGCGCGTTGCTGGCGCTGGTATTCGGTGCGCTATGGTCGGTGTTATTCCCGCATAACCAACCGGGTGCCTATGCGGTAATTGGCGCAGCGGCTTTCTTAGCCGCATCGATGAAAATGCCCATGACCAGCCTGGTGTTGATCATGGAGTTTACGCATCTTCAGGCCGACTTTATCGTACCGATTGCGCTGTGCATTACCGGTGCCGTGGCGACGCAGGCCTGTCTTGAAAAAACGGCTTTTTTTCAGCGCTGCCGATAAACCACGGCGATAAGCCGTAAGCAGGCGGCCGCCGCTTAAGGGGCCGCTTTCTCAATTTCATCAAATTTCTCAATTTCATCAAATTTCTCAATTTCATCAAAGTAGAGCAGCGAGTTCTCAATGCCCTGGCGCACATTGAGCACATGATTGCGCACCGCCACCAGCCGTTTTCCTTGCAACAGGATAACGAATGGCGAATTCTCTCGTATCGCTTGCTGCAACTGTAAATAATACTCGCGGCGTTGCGTGGGATCGCGCTCCGCTGAAGCGCTGCGGGTCAGTTGACTGAGCGCGGGCGCCAGCCAACCTAAGCGCGATGCCAGCGTATTCGGCCCGCCCGGTACACTGTAAGCGAACGCACTCGCATTGCTATTGGGGTCGATATAATCCGGGCCCCAGTAAGTCAGCACCGCCTGAAAGCGGCCGCTGCGCATACGTGTCCACAATTCACTTTCCACCACAGCCTGTACATCAACATGAATATCCGCCAGGGCAAAACTGCCTTGCAACGCCTGCGCAATGTCAACATACGGCGGTTGATTGACAACCAGTAACGTAAACCGGCTACCTGCGGCGATACCGGCTTGCGATAAAATCCGCTTCGCCCGCGCGACATCAAGATGGAAGGGTTTATCTCTCGCCGCCCCGTCAAACCCGCGCGGTAAAAAATTCTGCTGCACCTGATATTGATGTTTGAGCAACCGATGGGCAATCGCTGCGTAATCCACCAGCCAGCGCGCCGCTTGCCAAAACGCCGGATGACCGAGAAACGGTGACGCGTTATCGCGCGTATTGAAGCCCATGTAATAAATTTTCGCGCCGTCAGCCACATTCACATTGATGCCCGGCTGCTGTTCCAGCGCGCTGAACCGATCGGCACCGAGATCGTAGGCCACATCCACATCGCCTTGCAGCAATAGCAGACGCCGTACGCCAGGGTCTGCGACATCTTTCAAGATAACCTGAGGCAGTCTGGGCGGGTGTGCCGCGTAAGGATTACGCTCCAGCAAGAGCGCCTGCTGTGGGTAATAGTGCCGAATGTGGTAGCTACCGCTGCCTGCCGAGTGCGTTTTCAGCCAGACATTCGCCCAATCGCCGTCCTGACTGTGTTGCTTGAGCAAATTGCTGTCCACAATTCGCGCCACGGACGAAGATAACAGATGCAGCACCCGATCGCTGCCAAGGTTGCCAGCCCAGCGGAGCACGACCCGATGATCGTCAATTTTGCGCACCTGCTCATCCATATTCTCCGCTCGCCACCCCAGCTCATTGAGAATGAAAATCGGCGTCTTATTGAGCGTTACCGCACGGCGCAATGAGTAAACCACATCATCCGCCAGCACCGGATTGCCAGAGGCAAACACCGCATTCGGATCAAGGCTGAAAATCAGGCTATTTGGCTCGTGCCCCTCATGCCAGGACAACGCCAAATCAGCGGCCAGCATCGTCGGTTGCGTGCGATTGACTTTTACCAGCCCCTGATAAAGCGCATCCAGACAGCTGTTGCTGACGCTCTCAAAGCTTTCGGCGGGATCAAAGCTGAGAACGCCATTCAGAGAGATGGCGACCACCAGGGTATTGTCCGGCGTTGCGGCTTTGGCGGGTATGCCGGTCAGCCATGTGATTGTCAGCCAAAGCGCCAACCATGCCTTTCTCATTGTGTGGTCCTGTCTATCCTGACTGCTGCCAATGCGCCTGCAACGGCGTCCTGAATACGATGTAGTGCTAATACGGTGTAGTGCTATGCGTTAGCCGCGCGCTGTTGCGGACGCGGTATTGCAGATAACGGCAAAGAAAACGTTTGCTCACCCCGGCTGTAAACGCCCGTTTTTCAGCCAGAGCAGTTGATCGCACATATGCTGTACGACGTGGCAATCATGGCTGACCAGAATAATGGTCAACCCTTCTTGCTCACGCAGCGTACTTAGCACATTCAATACCTGCGCCTGCCCTAATGTATCCAGCGCCGAGGTGGCCTCATCAAGCAACAGCAATGTCGGACGCAGCAATAAAGCGCGTAATAACGCTACCCGCTGGCACTGCCCGCCAGATAACTGATGCGGGTAGCGCGCCAATAACGACACCGGCAGCCCGAGCATCTCGGCAAGTTGCCCTATCTGCCCGTCGATATCCATCTCGCCTTGACGCTTTAGCGGTTCACTCAGCGTTTTATACACACTGTAACGAGGATGCAGTGACGCGCACGGCTCCTGAAACACCATTTGCACCCGGTAACGCAGCGGCGCAGCAAAAGGACGGCCCGGTGTAATAGGGCACCCGAGCAACGTCAGCGCACCTGACCAGCACGCATTCAGCCCCGCCAGCGTCCACAGTAGCGATGATTTCCCGCTCCCGGATGCGCCAGCAACGCCCAGACATGCGCCTTGCGCCAGACTAAAACTGGCATCATGGATAATCGGGTGGCGTTTTCCGTGCTCACCATACGCCACACACAGATGCTGTGCCGTGACAGCCAGTACGTTATTCATACAACATCTCTTGCGGTTTCGGCCCCAGCGGCTTTCCGCGCGTGTGCAACCCCGGTTGGGATTGCCATAACGCCTGCGTGTAGGGATGCGTGGCGTGCGGTAATTGCGACGCGGGCAGCTCATCCACGCGTTGCCCATTTTTCATCACCACGATGCGCGAACAATGGTTCATGACCAGCGGCAGATCGTGACTGATTAACAACAGCCCCATGCGATGCTTGTGGAGTAAATGATCCAACAGCGAGAGCACCTGTACGCGGGTTTCTCGATCCAACGCAAACGTGCGCTCATCGATAATGAGTAAATCGGGGCGGGTAATCATCGCCATTGCCAGCATCACCCGCTGCGCCATGCCGCCGGAAATCTGGTGCGGATACGCTTGCAGCACATCGCCCGGCCCGGTCAGCCCCACCGCATTCAAACTCTCCTGCACCCGTTCACGTCGCTCACGTCGGGACAGCGCGGTATGCAATCGTAGCGGCTCTTCTAACTGCCAGCCGAGAGTCCGCATCGGGTTAAGCGCCTGCTTCGGGCCTTGCATCACCATTGGCGATACGCCGGGCGCGCAATTGCCGCCACTGCCGGGCGCTCAATCCCATGACATTTTGTCCGGCAATCATCAAGCGCTCGGCACGCAAACGACAGCTCGGCGGTAACAGCCCCATCAACGCGCAGGCCAGCAACGACTTACCCGCGCCGGACTCCCCCACCAACGCGACTCGCTCACGCTGCATGGTAAACGACAAGCCTGAAACCAGCGGGGCGGCATCAGGCACATCGCTCTCAATACACAGTTGTTCAATATCCAACAGCAATGGTTCAGTTTCTGTCATAACGCGGGTCCAGTCGGTCACGCAATGTGTTGCCCAGTAGGTTAAACAGTAAGCTGGTGAGGAAAATCGCCACGCCAGGCACCGTCGCCACCCACCACTGCTCAAACATCACGCTGCTGCCCTCTGACACCATCGCGCCCCACTCGGCCATCGGCGGCGGAGCCCCGACACCAAGAAAACCCAGACCCGCCGATGCCAGTATCATGTTACCCGGCGTCATTGCCGCTCGAGTTAACGCCCCCGGCAGGCATAACGGCAGCATCTGTCCATACATCAGCCGCCATCCATCGATGCCCTGCATGCGGGCGGCGGCCAGAAAATCGCTGCGGCGTAACGCCATCACCTCAGCCCGCGCCTGCCGTGCAAATTGCGGCCAGGCCGTCAACGCCAGCGCTAACGCACTGTGCCATATTCCCGGCCCCATCACCGCAACCAGCGCTAATGCAATCACAAGCCCAGGCAGCGCCAGCGCAATATCGGTCAGGCGCATTAATAGCCGGTCAGTCCATCCGCCGACATAACCGGCGACAATACCCACCAGTAAGCCAACCGGGATGGTTATCAGCAGAATCAGCGCGACCATCATCAGCGCCGGGCGCGTGCCGTAGATGACTCTGGAGAGCACATCGCGGCCAAAACCATCGGTGCCCAGCCAGTGTGACGCGCTCGGTGGATGCAGCCGTTGCATCACATTTTGAACATAGGGGTCTGAGGGAGCCAGCCAGGGCGCAAACAGCGCCACGGACACCACCAGCGCCAGCAACAGCAGACAGATATTCAGGCTGTTGATGACCCGCTGCCAGCGGCGGCGCGCCGGACGGGTTGCATAAGAAGGTGACAGGTATCTCATCGGGTGCGGGGGTCCAGCAATAAAATCAACGCATCGGCCAGCGTATTCAGCACAATAAAACAGATGCCAATCAACAAGGTTGCGCCGAGAACCGCTGGTATATCCGCAGCAAACAGCGCCATTGTCAGATAACGGCCGACACCCGGCCAGGAAAAGACCGTTTCGACTAATATGGCGCCCTCCAGCAGGCTGGCATAAGAGAGCATCAACACCGTTATCATCACCGCATGGATGTTTGGCAACACGTGAAACAGCAATATCCGCAGAGGGCTGGCACCCAGCGAGCGCGCCAGCATCACATATTCCTTTCCGCACTCTTCCAGAATGGCAGTACGTAGCATACGGGCAATGCCCGCCATCGCGACTAACCCTAAAACGCCGGCAGGCAGCCATAAATGCGCCAACGCATTACGCAGCATGGCAGAATTGCCGCTGCGCCAACTGTCCAGCAGCACGAACCCCGTTGGCCACTCGGCACTGTATTGATACACATCATCCAATCGTCCAGGCCCGGCAGACCAGTTCCAGTGGGCGTAAAATAGCCATAAACACAGCAGGCTTATCCAAAACACCGGCACGGAATAACCTATCAGGGCGATAAAACGCATCAGGTGATCGAGCACGCCGCCGGGTTTCAGCGCGGAAATCAACGCAAGCGTAATCCCACCGATAAACCCGATGACGATGGCACAGCTGGCCAATTCAAAGGTGGCGGGAAAAGTACGCAGCAAATCTTGCAACACCGGTTGCCCAGTGGTGCGCGCCGTGCCGAAATCACCGTGTAACAAGGCGCTCAGATAATGCCAGAATTGCAACCACAGCGAGTGGTCCAACCCAAGCTGTTGGCGGGTTTGTTGATAGGTTGATTCACTGGCGTGCTCACCGGCAACAGGTAACGCCGGATCAATCGGTGCCAGATGCGTCAGCAGAAAGGTAAAAAAAAGTAGGCCAAGCACTGTCAGACACAGCGATACCATAGCGCCCAGCATACGGCCGGGGCGAGACAGCGCTCCCCATAAGGGTTGGAAAAATGCATTCATTCGCGCAGGCCTTGTCTGTCACCAGAACGGCGACGCCGGGACGTGATACGTTGGCAGCATGGTATCACCACTGCCCGCGATGCGGTATAGACAACTATGCAGACAGCTATATAGACACCCATATAGACAACTACAGGGTCTTCGGGATGAACCGTTAAGCAACGGTATTGAATATCCCAGGCTGCCAGCGCTAAACGCGTCGGGCGATTGCCGCTGCCAAAGCAGCGCGATAGGTGATGAGGCCGAACTGCCGCGATGGTCTATTTGTCTTGATAATCTGTCTGTCTTGATAACCGCTTATCTCTCTCACGGTATTCGGTCACGGCATTCAGGCTATGCAGGCTCGGCGGGAAAACCACGCTGCAATTCGCGCACTCGCTGCGCCAGCTCGGTCAGGCTGGCATCCGCCATACCGTAATGCTGTAACTCTTGCTCCAGAGCAAACAGGTATTGCGCATTGGTGCCCAACGGCCCGCTGGCACGCGCGATGAGAGGCGCGATGCTATGCACGCATGTATCGGCTTCCAATAGCGGATGCTCAGGGTTGGTGACAAACACCAACGCGGTCAGCGGCTCACCGTCATGACGTTGTAATTCACACCATAACGGGCGGTAACAGCCGGTGAGCATTTCGCGTTTCCATAATAGCTCAAGCTCCTCTTGCAATGAGCGCTCCGGCAAACGGTAGGCAAGCCCGGTGGTTTCACCACCCGGCTTTAAGCCCAGCATCCTTCCTGGCTGACTGTGCGTGCCCCGCCCGGCAGTCAGGCGCAGGCAAAAGGTACGATGCCAGCCGGTGAGCGTGGCAACGCACGCTTCTTCGGCGTCAAATACCGGGTTCCACATCAACGAACCGTAACCAAATACCCACACCGGGCTTCGATCGGGGCGAGAAGCTAACGTACACGCCAGTGACGCAGCACGTTGCTGCGGGGTCAGCAATAAGGATTCATCAATCTTGCCAAACGAGGTTTTACAATCTGCTTTTTGCAAAAAATCACGCGTTAACACTACCTACTGCCCTCACCAAAACATTCCCACTCTCTGACTATCGCGCCAGCGCTCATTTTGACCGATATTCAACCCTGTAATCAACGCAGGTATTGTTTATTTCTACGGCAAAAAATCGCTAACCTTTACGAGAAAAGTGAAATACAGGCATCAGGCCCGTATCATCGCGGCGTGTTTTTTTGGTCGTAAAGACACAAACCGCCGGTGCAAAACGTCAGATTTTGTAAAAAGTAACATTACGTTTGATTTATCAATCAAAAACCATAAAAATAGACACATAAAAACAAATAATAACCAAAATAAATCTATTTATTTTAAAATTAAAAATATTAATTTTTTTAAAAAACAATGAATTGAATTAAAATTAAACAAAAAATAAAGACATAGAAATTAATACAACAAAATGCACTATTAGTGCAGTAAAACCCCCTCATTTACTTTCCGTCTGATAACGCATCAGACAGGCTATGCTGAATATTCAGGTAACAGACCATCATCATGCATAAGGAGCGACAACCATGCCAACCTCCTGCGAGGCGGTAAAAACCCGTCACCACGAATACACCCTGCTGTTCCCGTTATTGGCACTCCTGGTGCTGGCCTTATGGGGAGATAACCGCTCACTGGCGGCGATGCTGGGCATTAACCTGCTGGCGCTTATCGGTATTCTGGCGAGCGCCTTTAGCGTGGTGCGCCATGCCGACGTGCTGGCGCATCGTCTTGGCGAGCCCTATGGCTCACTCATCCTGAGCCTGTCGGTGGTGATTCTGGAGGTCAGTTTGATTTCCGCGCTGATGGCAACCGGCGATGCGGGCCCCACGCTGATGCGCGATACGCTCTACTCCATCATCATGATAGTCAGTGGCGGTCTGGTTGGTTTCGCGTTGCTGCTCGGCGGACGAAAATTCGCGACGCAATATGTGAATCTGGGGGGAATCAAACAGTATTTGATGGCCATTTTCCCACTGGCTGTGCTGGTACTGGTGTTTCCGGCCTCACTGCCGCAAGGCAATTTCTCCGTTACGCAATCCATTATCATCGCGCTGCTTTCCGCCATGATGTACGGCGTTTTCTTGTTGATTCAGACCCGAACGCACCAGAGCCTGTTTGTTTATGAGCATGAAGATGAAAGCGATGATGGCGACCCGCACCACGGTAAACCATCAGCCCACAGCACGTTATGGCATACCTGCTGGTTGCTGGTGCATCTGGTGGCCGTCATCAGCGTGACCAAAATGGACTCGCCACAGCTCGAAGGATTGCTCGACGCCATGCACGCACCGGCACAGTTCACCGGTTTTCTGGTGGCGCTGTTGATTCTGTCCCCGGAAGGGCTGGGCGCGATTACTGCGGTGTTGCGTAATCAGGTTCAACGCGCCATGAACCTGTTTTTCGGCTCGGTGCTGGCGACCATCTCCCTCACTGTACCGGCTGTCACACTGATAGCGACGTTTACTGGCCGCACGCTCGATTTCGCGCTCGACATGCCGCACATCGTGGTCATGCTAACCGTGCTGGTGCTGTGCCATATTTCGTTTTCGACCGGGCGCACCAACGTCCTGAACGGCAGCGCACATCTGGCATTATTTGTCGCTTACCTGA is a window from the Dickeya lacustris genome containing:
- a CDS encoding ABC transporter substrate-binding protein yields the protein MRKAWLALWLTITWLTGIPAKAATPDNTLVVAISLNGVLSFDPAESFESVSNSCLDALYQGLVKVNRTQPTMLAADLALSWHEGHEPNSLIFSLDPNAVFASGNPVLADDVVYSLRRAVTLNKTPIFILNELGWRAENMDEQVRKIDDHRVVLRWAGNLGSDRVLHLLSSSVARIVDSNLLKQHSQDGDWANVWLKTHSAGSGSYHIRHYYPQQALLLERNPYAAHPPRLPQVILKDVADPGVRRLLLLQGDVDVAYDLGADRFSALEQQPGINVNVADGAKIYYMGFNTRDNASPFLGHPAFWQAARWLVDYAAIAHRLLKHQYQVQQNFLPRGFDGAARDKPFHLDVARAKRILSQAGIAAGSRFTLLVVNQPPYVDIAQALQGSFALADIHVDVQAVVESELWTRMRSGRFQAVLTYWGPDYIDPNSNASAFAYSVPGGPNTLASRLGWLAPALSQLTRSASAERDPTQRREYYLQLQQAIRENSPFVILLQGKRLVAVRNHVLNVRQGIENSLLYFDEIEKFDEIEKFDEIEKAAP
- a CDS encoding ABC transporter ATP-binding protein, yielding MNNVLAVTAQHLCVAYGEHGKRHPIIHDASFSLAQGACLGVAGASGSGKSSLLWTLAGLNACWSGALTLLGCPITPGRPFAAPLRYRVQMVFQEPCASLHPRYSVYKTLSEPLKRQGEMDIDGQIGQLAEMLGLPVSLLARYPHQLSGGQCQRVALLRALLLRPTLLLLDEATSALDTLGQAQVLNVLSTLREQEGLTIILVSHDCHVVQHMCDQLLWLKNGRLQPG
- a CDS encoding ABC transporter permease, which produces MRYLSPSYATRPARRRWQRVINSLNICLLLLALVVSVALFAPWLAPSDPYVQNVMQRLHPPSASHWLGTDGFGRDVLSRVIYGTRPALMMVALILLITIPVGLLVGIVAGYVGGWTDRLLMRLTDIALALPGLVIALALVAVMGPGIWHSALALALTAWPQFARQARAEVMALRRSDFLAAARMQGIDGWRLMYGQMLPLCLPGALTRAAMTPGNMILASAGLGFLGVGAPPPMAEWGAMVSEGSSVMFEQWWVATVPGVAIFLTSLLFNLLGNTLRDRLDPRYDRN
- a CDS encoding ABC transporter permease, encoding MNAFFQPLWGALSRPGRMLGAMVSLCLTVLGLLFFTFLLTHLAPIDPALPVAGEHASESTYQQTRQQLGLDHSLWLQFWHYLSALLHGDFGTARTTGQPVLQDLLRTFPATFELASCAIVIGFIGGITLALISALKPGGVLDHLMRFIALIGYSVPVFWISLLCLWLFYAHWNWSAGPGRLDDVYQYSAEWPTGFVLLDSWRSGNSAMLRNALAHLWLPAGVLGLVAMAGIARMLRTAILEECGKEYVMLARSLGASPLRILLFHVLPNIHAVMITVLMLSYASLLEGAILVETVFSWPGVGRYLTMALFAADIPAVLGATLLIGICFIVLNTLADALILLLDPRTR
- a CDS encoding gamma-glutamylcyclotransferase, which gives rise to MLTRDFLQKADCKTSFGKIDESLLLTPQQRAASLACTLASRPDRSPVWVFGYGSLMWNPVFDAEEACVATLTGWHRTFCLRLTAGRGTHSQPGRMLGLKPGGETTGLAYRLPERSLQEELELLWKREMLTGCYRPLWCELQRHDGEPLTALVFVTNPEHPLLEADTCVHSIAPLIARASGPLGTNAQYLFALEQELQHYGMADASLTELAQRVRELQRGFPAEPA
- the chaA gene encoding sodium-potassium/proton antiporter ChaA, with amino-acid sequence MPTSCEAVKTRHHEYTLLFPLLALLVLALWGDNRSLAAMLGINLLALIGILASAFSVVRHADVLAHRLGEPYGSLILSLSVVILEVSLISALMATGDAGPTLMRDTLYSIIMIVSGGLVGFALLLGGRKFATQYVNLGGIKQYLMAIFPLAVLVLVFPASLPQGNFSVTQSIIIALLSAMMYGVFLLIQTRTHQSLFVYEHEDESDDGDPHHGKPSAHSTLWHTCWLLVHLVAVISVTKMDSPQLEGLLDAMHAPAQFTGFLVALLILSPEGLGAITAVLRNQVQRAMNLFFGSVLATISLTVPAVTLIATFTGRTLDFALDMPHIVVMLTVLVLCHISFSTGRTNVLNGSAHLALFVAYLMTIML